TCCCAGTGCTCTTCGATCCGGCCATCGGCGCCGAAGTAGTACATGTCGACGGCAGCTGTGCCAAGGTCATCAGGCTCCGCATTGTCAACATTACGAAAATTGACGTGGGCCATAGCCCAGTCGCCGACAACGATCACCTTATGGACGTCGATTTTGACGTCGTACTGGGCCACCGATGAAGCAAACAGCATCGCAATAGGGTTACGACCATTGGGCACGCTAGTGCTGTGCTGAATGTAGGTGTCGGACATGAATTCCTTCATCGTCTCCCCGGAAGGGTTGGTGGCAAAAACCTCGTATAGCCTGATAATTTTTTCAGCGATCGGCCGATCTGATTCAGAGCCCAGGATAATGTGCGTTTCGAATTCTGCTGGAACGACATTCCGTCTATCTACTTGCTGATCCTGCGACTTGCTTGGCGGCGCGAACGGATCTCCTTCGCCCTGCGCGCTTACACAAGCCGGCCAAGTGAGGATGCACGTCACCCATACAGTCAAAGGACTCATTGCGGTTGGTTTCATGCCACTTTCCCTACTGTGTTGTTGATTGGCCGAGCGGTATTGCGCGACGATTTTGGCAATCCAAGGTCTTCCAAGTATGGGCTCAATTTGCCCGTACCGATTGGAGGCTGGCACTCTCTATATGTAGACGGAAACAACCGCACCGTACCCCGGGTTTGCTCTTTGATGCTTGTTTGCCGCCACTAATGGCTCGCCGTTTCGACTCAGACTTCTGCTTCCAAAAGTACCCACATCGAAACGATTGGCAACTCTGTCGAGCTATCATGGGCTGCGCGCAAATTGTGCATGTCTCGACTGACCATCGCTCTATACTCTACGCTCTAACAGATGAACGATTGGTCCGAATTTAAGACTGCGATGATCGTCGCGAAACTTGGCTCGATCAGCGCAGCGGCATCAGCATTAAGCGTGCATCGCGCTACGGTTTCTCGTCATTTAGATGTGGTAGAGAGCACTTTAGGGACAACGTTGTTCGTAAGGCATCCGAGGGGTGTTGAACTGACTGAAGCCGGTATGGAAATGCTCACGGTTACGCAAAATGTTCAGCATCTCTTCGATGCACTGAAAGGACGGTTGCGCAATGCCCAGGTTGATCAATCCGGCGAGCTGATCGTCACCGCTTTGTGGGGCGTAATGCCGCTAATCATGCCAGCGGTAAAATCGTTTAACAAAAGACACCCAAGGGTGTCAGTCAAATTTGTTTGTGCTGAAGAGAACTTACGCCTGGAGTATGGCGAAGCGCACGTAGCCGTTCGAGCAGGCTCCGAACCAACAGATTTAGACTATGTCGTTCGGCGAGCACCACCAATCAGATTTAGCCCTTATATCGAGAAAACGGCACTCTTCGAGCTGGAATCAACGTCGGATTTCGAGAGTTGGAGAGACCTGCCGTTCATTTGGCTAATGGACTCTGACGGCCAGCCGCTTGCTAGCTGGGTTAAGCCTCACATAAAAGAGCAGGGTGCCGCGTTGCTAGTAAATACACCTGCTGCGGTGCTGCCAGCGGTTCTCGCGGGTGTGGGAGTCGGGTATTTACCTCGGCATATCGGCGCGCAGTACGATCAACTGGTAGAACTGGATCCGTTGAACGACGACCAGGAGATGCCACTTTGGGTAATTTCACACAGAGATCTCACAAAAACCCCCATTGTCCGCGAGTTTATTCGACAGATCATGCAGACGACGGAAGATGAAAATCAGACTTAAGCTCGCAATTCGCTCCGTGTCAGCCAATTGAATGTCGACGACTAATCAACACCTCGCTGGGCTTAGTCTGGCCGCTCTCTTTGGTCTTGCGTGGGTACCTTTTGGTCAACAGGCATTTATGGTCGACAATTGGATGAAGGTCGGTGCATTTATCGCGCCAGTCGTCCTGTTTTTCGGATTCAAGATTCGCGACGATTCACGGATT
The Pseudomonadota bacterium DNA segment above includes these coding regions:
- a CDS encoding LysR family transcriptional regulator; this encodes MNDWSEFKTAMIVAKLGSISAAASALSVHRATVSRHLDVVESTLGTTLFVRHPRGVELTEAGMEMLTVTQNVQHLFDALKGRLRNAQVDQSGELIVTALWGVMPLIMPAVKSFNKRHPRVSVKFVCAEENLRLEYGEAHVAVRAGSEPTDLDYVVRRAPPIRFSPYIEKTALFELESTSDFESWRDLPFIWLMDSDGQPLASWVKPHIKEQGAALLVNTPAAVLPAVLAGVGVGYLPRHIGAQYDQLVELDPLNDDQEMPLWVISHRDLTKTPIVREFIRQIMQTTEDENQT
- a CDS encoding nuclear transport factor 2 family protein; translated protein: MKPTAMSPLTVWVTCILTWPACVSAQGEGDPFAPPSKSQDQQVDRRNVVPAEFETHIILGSESDRPIAEKIIRLYEVFATNPSGETMKEFMSDTYIQHSTSVPNGRNPIAMLFASSVAQYDVKIDVHKVIVVGDWAMAHVNFRNVDNAEPDDLGTAAVDMYYFGADGRIEEHWDVLQQVPTYSANENGMFVKIFDAEK